Proteins from one Sphaeramia orbicularis chromosome 17, fSphaOr1.1, whole genome shotgun sequence genomic window:
- the LOC115437438 gene encoding aspartic and glutamic acid-rich protein-like: MSSGLHVVEVEVQRAGVCGGQMEVQKDGVCGGQVEVKAELSDGSVLLLKRTDEDLAWMMKKLVDSFPDDRETLSSRLLNALLKVRAAEQSSDPQVKVQEVNRLLNIIINLPCKVLHSTTHRQTFRKQGQNLRTEDQIQRTGDQTLRTEEQIQRTEDQTLKTEDQIQRTENQTLRTEDQIQRTEDQTLRTEDQIQRTENQTLRTEDQIQRTENQTLKTEDQTLRTEDQIQKTEDQTLTTEDQIEKTENQTFINKDQTKGADQTFRPEEDLESRVSRSLGHSEVLRSNGFCLANTETILFDLTPPTQEISQSDDATGRRPSVQPPACLQLCHPSVSPHLLRGFTGMMGRLVKRRSFKHRMNPPHSCIPST, translated from the exons ATGTCCTCTGGTCTTcatgtggtggaggtggaggtccagAGGGCTGGGGTCTGTGGTGGACAGATGGAGGTCCAGAAGGATGGGGTCTGTGGTGGACAGGTGGAGGTGAAGGCGGAGCTGTCCGATGGAAGTGTCCTCCTGCTGAAGAGGACGGATGAAGATTTAGCCTGGATGATGAAGAAGCTGGTGGACAGTTTCCCTGACGACAGAGAGACTCTGTCCTCCAGACTGCTGAACG CTTTGTTGAAAGTTCGAGCTGCAGAACAAAGTTCAGATCCTCAAGTGAAGGTTCAGGAAGTAAATAGACTTTTGAACATCATCATCAACCTGCCCTGCAAGGTACTACACAGTACCACACA TCGACAGACCTTCAGAAAACAGGGCCAGAACCTCAGGACTGAAGACCAGATCCAGAGGACTGGAGACCAGACCCTCAGGACTGAGGAACAGATCCAGAGGACTGAAGACCAGACCCTCAAGACTGAAGACCAGATCCAGAGGACTGAGAACCAGACCCTCAGGACTGAAGACCAGATCCAGAGGACTGAAGACCAGACCCTCAGGACTGAAGACCAGATCCAGAGGACTGAGAACCAGACCCTCAGGACTGAAGACCAGATCCAGAGGACTGAGAACCAGACCCTCAAGACTGAAGACCAGACCCTCAGGACTGAAGACCAGATCCAGAAGACTGAAGACCAGACCCTCACGACTGAAGACCAGATTGAGAAGACTGAAAACCAGACCTTCATAAACAAGGACCAGACCAAAGGTGCTGATCAGACCTTCAGACCTGAGGAGGACCTGGAGTCCAGGGTGTCCCGAAGTCTGGGACATTCAG AGGTCCTGAGATCCAACGGTTTCTGTTTGGCAAACACTGAGACCATCCTGTTTGACCTGACTCCGCCCACACAGGAAATCAGCCAATCAGATGATGCCACAGGAAGACG acCCAGTGTCCAGCCTCCTGCCTGTCTTCAGCTCTGTCATCCGTCTGTCTCTCCTCATCTTCTTCGTGGTTTCACAGGGATGATGGGGAGGCTGGTGAAGAGGCGGAGCTTCAAGCACAGGATGAACCCGCCTCATTCCTGTATTCCGTCGACCTGA